The proteins below come from a single Dendropsophus ebraccatus isolate aDenEbr1 chromosome 15, aDenEbr1.pat, whole genome shotgun sequence genomic window:
- the PACC1 gene encoding proton-activated chloride channel isoform X2 produces the protein MDDEEQEDQDDPNSDSLPERDLDRSSPPIRFSRTCLKNVFSVLLIFVYLLLMAVAVFLVYQTITDFRDKLKHPVMSVSYKEVDVYEAPGIAIYPGKAQLLSCEHHLYDRIPPLKSPGQSGKNGCITQTMNYIDPFTNQTMKHALIVKGPCEVRKRELVFLQFHLNETEQDFSAIDYLLFSSYKNFLDSDNKTKFMQDCESSYSSWKFSGGFRTWVKMSLVKTTEEDGSQSVEFRQETSVVNYIDRRQMTEKGDQLFFVVFEWKDPYIQEIQDIITANPWSMIALLCGVFLVLFKAADFAKLSIKWMIKIRKRHLKKRARELNHIS, from the exons AGCGAGACTTGGACAGGAGCAGCCCCCCCATACGCTTCAGCAGGACTTGTCTGAAGAACGTCTTCTCGGTGCTGCTGATCTTCGTCTATCTGCTGCTCATGGCCGTCGCTGTCTTCCTGGTCTATCAGACCATAACAGACTTCAGGGATAAGCTAAAACACCCGGTCATGTCCGTCTCCTACAAGGAGGTAGATGTGTACGAGGCCCCAG GTATAGCCATTTACCCCGGgaaagctcagctcctgagctgtGAACATCACCTGTACGACCGTATCCCGCCACTGAAGAGTCCGGGTCAGTCAGGGAAGAATGGCTGCATCACCCAGACCATGAACTACATCGACCCCTTCACCAACCAGACCATG AAGCACGCCCTCATTGTTAAAGGGCCGTGTGAAGTGCGGAAAAGAGAGCTGGTCTTCCTGCAGTTCCACCTCAACGAAACCGAACAAGACTTCAGCGCCATTGACTATCTGCTCTTCTCTTCCTACAAGAACTTCCTGGACAG tgacaacAAGACAAAATTCATGCAGGATTGTGAAAGTTCTTACTCCAGCTGGAAGTTCTCCGGGGGTTTCCGCACTTGGGTGAAAATGTCCTTAGTAAAGACGACGGAGGAGGATGGGAGCCAGTCCGTGGAGTTCAGACAAGAG ACCAGCGTAGTCAACTACATTGATCGCAGGCAGATGACGGAGAAGGGAGACCAATTATTTTTTGTGGTTTTTGAATGGAAAGACCCGTACATCCAGGAGATCCAGGAC ATCATCACTGCCAATCCCTGGAGCATGATCGCGCTGCTCTGCGGAGTTTTCCTGGTTTTATTTAAAGCTGCAGACTTTGCTAAACTCAGTATAAAGTGGATGATTAAAATCCGCAAGCGGCACCTGAAGAAGCGGGCGCGGGAGCTGAACCACATAAGCTGA